The window CATATTACCTTGGCGCCATGATGGTTTTAACAGCTCTTTTACAAAATTAGCAACTGAACTCTTGAAAAGCTTCATAGATCGGGAAtccttacttttctttttctcccccgATGGCTTTACCTGTTCGATCTCAATCTCTCCTGCAGGGACATCCTCTCCATCACTGGAATCGCTTGGACTTCCATTCTCAACAGCACCTACCTCTGCCTCAGCAGTCTCACCAAATTCATCATTTTCTGCTGATGCGGTAAATGCAATAGCTCCACCTCCTTTTTGCCTCTTGTTTACTTCAACATCCAGTGGTTCATTGGATCCACTGAGCCTTAACATACCACCCGAGCCATCAGTTACTTCACGCTTTTGACCAGGATCAGACTTCTTAAGTGAGCTAGTAGATGGCTCTATGCTGTCGTAAAGTGGGTCATACTGGTTACCACCTGGCTGGTTGAACATTCCTCCAGCTGCACGGGCAGATGGTGGGGTAATATTCCGTGAACCAAGGCTTTCAGCATGATGGCCATCAATTGGCATATTGCTCAAACTAAATGCACCGTATTTATTACTAGGGAGCATATCTCTTCCATGTATTGAAAGATCCGAACTGAATTTCGTGGTTAGTGGCTGGTCAAATGTAGATGCATAAGGGTTGAAATGACTTGAAATTCTGGATCCAACAAAGTCAGGCAATCGAGAAGCTTGATTCTGGTCTAACGAATCAGATGAATACCTTGACATAGAGGAACTACCTCCAGGCTCAACAAGATGTCGAGAAATACCAGCTGTCTGAGGAACACAGTGCGGCTGTTGCATGTAAGGGTAACTCGTAGAAGATGGAATAGGAAGTTCACCAACGGGCAGACGTTCGCCAAGGAAAGCTGGTGGTCTATTTGGTGAACCCCTAGAATAGATAGGTTGAGTCTGCAGATAAGCATGATGTTCACCACCTTGAGGAATATTAGGCAATGGgctcgaatagaagtcatttctTGGAACTACTATATTTGGTTGAAAATATCCCCGAGGAACATTATGTTGTCCACCAGCTGCATTTCCAGAGGAGTCGTTCACAAATGGAGgatgtggtggctgtgactgtGCTGGACGTGGTGGAAGAGAATTCCAAGAGGTACTCAGAGGTACAGCGAATGGAGACGGTTGATGAGGAAATGGAGCTTGATACAGAGGAACACTTTCCATATATGCAGAATTAAATGGTGGGGGCAAGTTGTGATCTCTGGGCATCTGCTGAGTAAATGCAGTACTTGAAGCCTGCGGAAGTGAAGAAAAGGAAGCTGATAAGGGTGCTGTCTGGAGTACAATTGACGGGCATGACTCCTTAGCAGACGCAAATTGAGGAAGCTGGACGGGTGTGACCATTGATGATGTCTGGACAGATGATGACTCCGGAACAGACGAATCAAAGTTCTCTTTAAGTTTCTCATCTACATTTAGGAGCATCTGATCAGAGACATGATCTTCAAACTGATGAATTCCTATAGTTCCAACTGAAGAGGGAATTTCCCCAGTAGCATCATCACCAGGAAGCTTCTGCCCTTCAGCAACAATTACTGGACTCACAGTAAGTTCCATTTGATTCTCTTTCCCATAAAGCTGAGAAGTAGGCTCAGGTTCTTTCATATATCTCACTTCCATATCAGGAATACCCTGGCTTTGGGATTTATCATGATTGTGGACCGATTTCTCGAGAGTAGTACCAAAATTTTCATGCGCATGAGAATCCTTTAAATCATCCAGATCCTTTAAATCGTGCATATCAGAATCCTTCGAAATAGGCAGAAGATCTTGGTGCAGATGTTTGCTCCTGTATGATCTTGATCCACCACTCTTGTCAAGCTCAGCATGGAAATATCGACATGATGCTCCATAGTAACACTTGCCTCGAAGGAAGTCTTTACATTGTGGGAGATGACCTCTGTCCCTTCTCATTTTGTCACCACCAAAAGTTAACCCACGCCTAGAAGGTGACTTGCTTCTACTTCTGCGTCTCTTTGGAGAGATGCTGTAAAGTTTAAGCATTGACAATTTTAAAATCATCGAAAACTACAGTAGAAATCAAATCAACAGAAGAGATATTGAGCAGAAACATAGGAAAAAGCAAATTAAAATGAGTACCTCCGAGAACGACCCCGCCTCTCCTGTCTCTTCCGTGgactcttcctcttcctcctatCATAAGGAGAGCGGCTTCTGCTCTggcttcttcctcttcttccacGTCTCCGCTTATACCTTGGTGAATCATCAGAATCACTGTCACTTACTCCCTCCCTAACCAATCTCCCATACTCATCAACCTTCCGCATAGGAGATTTATCCTTCGCATCTTCCTTAAGCAAATCAAAACTGTCACTATCATCAACACTCAAAATATTTTCCCTATGAGGTCCTTCATTAGCAGTATCAGTCTTCAAAGATAATCTATTTCCAACACCATTATCAAAGGAATCCTCAAATTTTACAGCAGCACAAGATTCTTTATCATCTTTGGGAACAGAATTTGAAGGTTTAACTGAAGATAAGGGTGATTTCCCAGTATCTGTCTTGGCAGTTATAGTAACAACTTCACTAGGTGGAGGAACTGTCAAAGGGCCAAGATTTCCATGACAATTCTCACTAGCATTATCTAAACTGTCATCCGAGGCATAGCCTTGAATAAGCCTAAAAGGACTGGCAACTTCCATGAGCTGACTGCGAATATTTTCAAGATGAGCTCCCTTATCAGTGGGTGATGCACTAGGATGGCTCATATCTTTCTCTATAGAAGATGATGTCTGCACATGATCATCCAAGACGGGTACACTATCCCTGTTTAAACCATTGGCCTCAGAAGAGGGTTCCTGAAAACTTGATGGAGCACGATATGGAGAATCTGCAGAGACTGAAGATGTAAGAGGATACAAACACAAAGAAGGCAACTTTGCATCAAAGTCAAACTCTAATAATCTCATCAGCCAATCAATCAATAAGTATGCCCCAATCCAAATTAGATGGGCCGGCTATATGAATCCTATGCATCCATTACGCTCTACTAAGTTTCATTTCAATTCATTGTTAAGAGGATTCATTATAGTTAGCATTTAAAGGATTCATTACAATTAGACTATCCTTAAGCTAGCCTTTAACCTACTACAACCTCACTCCTTTACTCGGGATAGGACCACCTATCAAATCATATATCATCAGaatcaaaacaaaaaattaaagttACTACAACAACTGCGCCTTATTTCCAATCAAGTTAGGGCTGGCTATAAGTATCCTCACTAACCATGTTTTTTTATTTAAGCTCAACTCATCTCATCATTAtaccaaagtaaaataaaagtgaaaataagttatatacatgtaaataatagtaacaataatataacattaaaagtttatatttttaCTGGAATATAAATTTACAATAAGGTCAAAATACTCCTAAAAAGATATCccaaaataaacaattaaatgtTTCAGGGGTGTCTTTATCTCATATCAGCTGAAGGTGATTTCAGATTAGTGGTAGCTTCCTAACGTATTTTGAATTATAGACATTCTATTGCGTACTCATGATGAATGCTCAGAGTTAGAAAAGAACTAAGCACAAAGCTAAAAGATACGTGTGTCAGCTATTCTAACATGAGTCACTTCACGGAATTTTCAGGTCACACCCTCTATTGGCATAAACGTTTGCACCTTGTCTTTGTTCCTCTGGCTCCAAGGGCCCACAACACGATGAATTTCGATGTAGTACATCTTCGGCCAAGCTATCCTTTAACTGCTTCTCAGCCCCAAAAGGATGGATCTGTTGATCTTCATCTAGCTGGGTGATATCATCTGATAGTCCAACAGAGAAGCAAGATAGATCAGATGACTACAAACTTTCACACCCATCAATCAGAAAAAATGAAGCGTCTAGGCAATAAAGAAATGTGAAGGTTTCAATGAACAGGTTGcaaagaaaacaagaatataTTGATGTGGCAAGTGCAAAATAGAGCTTGACAAATAACTGGATTATAGCAATCAATAAATCGAAATAAATAGTTCAATCACCTCACATTCTTTAACTGAGATAGGAAGAATCTCACTgatctttctttttctaaataaacaTCAGAATCATACTCAGGCTCCTTACACTGCATCGGGCACTCTAGTACGAAGACCTCTTAAACCTTTCCTCTGTTAAAATAGGCATGAAAGATAATATTGGAGGCAATTAATTAGACATTGATTGGTGCTTCCTCCACCAGACTGATTGCAATGTAGCTTTATACATTAAAGTTATGACACCGTGTCCACTATCTGTCTTTCATAGATGTCCTTGTAGTTCAGGGTTTAGGCTAGCACAAAAGAAAATAAGACTGAAGCAAACCTTACCCAAATGAAGAGTTTACAGGTAAAAGCGAAGATCATTTCCCAAAGGAAACATATGCTAGAATCCTTGCCATAAAATGCTGACCGTTCCAAAAGTTAGGTAGTTTGGTCTCTTCTGAAAGGCTACATACACTTATACATAGAAAGTTTTAATACATCTTATGTATCTTGAAAAAAAATATGAAGGACCTATTCAGTTTATATTCTTCAATAGGGCAAAGACAACATATGGCCACGTTTCCCTCAACAAATACTGAACTCGCATTTTTTCATCTTTCTCTTGATTTTTGTACTAGGTCAAACAACTTCTATATATTGGGATAGAAGAAGCATCAAATAGCAATAAGCAATAGACAGTAGGCATGTAAAGCATACAAACAGTATATAGTACACTAACCTTCCATCTCCATATCAGAATCAGCAGCGGAATGAGACGGAGCTGAGTTTATTGAATTAATAAGTTGAACTGATGAGGCTTCTCCTGGAAATGCTAGTGATACAGGCTTAGGATGAGAAGATGGAAGATCTGAAGCCAAATTATTATTTACCGGTAAATCTTCTCTGTTAACAATCCCTCCATCGTGCTCAAACGCCCCTTCATCTTTAGCACCattagtattttcagtggaaGATATGAGAGGTGGTGAAGATGGTGGAAGAGGTGGATCCCCAGGAGGTGAAGGCGGCAAAGGTGGCTGAGGACCAGGAACTGCAGGTTGTACATGAGaatcatgacttttcaaatgcaTGGAGGGATCAAATGGGGGAGGTGTGGATAAACCAGGGTTCTGCGAAttaggtggtggtggtggtggtggaggaggaggaaggttatgaagaaaaacttgCATACTGTCTGGTGATGGCTGATGAAATGCACCTCTATAAGGCGTTTGACCTAGTGATGGAGGTGGTGGAAGAATTCTATGAGCACCCGGAGCTATTACAGGTGAAACATGATGCATACTAGGATTCCACTGTGAATGCTGCACAGGAACTTGGTGAGATTGCAGCATTGGGGAGCTTTCATGAACTTGTGCAGATgggggaggaggaggaggaggaggtagtGCATAAAATTGACTAGAATTGCTGCCACTTGTTGGAACTGGAAAAGGTGGACTAGGGTGACGTACACCATGATGGGCATGCTGATATGTAGGAGGGCCACGCTGACCAACTTGTGGTCCTGGTGGA is drawn from Nicotiana tabacum cultivar K326 chromosome 22, ASM71507v2, whole genome shotgun sequence and contains these coding sequences:
- the LOC107816232 gene encoding uncharacterized protein LOC107816232, which produces MYGQGNYATQIGQNANTSRPPLQQWPPPPPPPPSASQAPRPPMLPHGYPPGPQVGQRGPPTYQHAHHGVRHPSPPFPVPTSGSNSSQFYALPPPPPPPPSAQVHESSPMLQSHQVPVQHSQWNPSMHHVSPVIAPGAHRILPPPPSLGQTPYRGAFHQPSPDSMQVFLHNLPPPPPPPPPPNSQNPGLSTPPPFDPSMHLKSHDSHVQPAVPGPQPPLPPSPPGDPPLPPSSPPLISSTENTNGAKDEGAFEHDGGIVNREDLPVNNNLASDLPSSHPKPVSLAFPGEASSVQLINSINSAPSHSAADSDMEMEDDITQLDEDQQIHPFGAEKQLKDSLAEDVLHRNSSCCGPLEPEEQRQDSPYRAPSSFQEPSSEANGLNRDSVPVLDDHVQTSSSIEKDMSHPSASPTDKGAHLENIRSQLMEVASPFRLIQGYASDDSLDNASENCHGNLGPLTVPPPSEVVTITAKTDTGKSPLSSVKPSNSVPKDDKESCAAVKFEDSFDNGVGNRLSLKTDTANEGPHRENILSVDDSDSFDLLKEDAKDKSPMRKVDEYGRLVREGVSDSDSDDSPRYKRRRGRRGRSQSRSRSPYDRRKRKSPRKRQERRGRSRSISPKRRRSRSKSPSRRGLTFGGDKMRRDRGHLPQCKDFLRGKCYYGASCRYFHAELDKSGGSRSYRSKHLHQDLLPISKDSDMHDLKDLDDLKDSHAHENFGTTLEKSVHNHDKSQSQGIPDMEVRYMKEPEPTSQLYGKENQMELTVSPVIVAEGQKLPGDDATGEIPSSVGTIGIHQFEDHVSDQMLLNVDEKLKENFDSSVPESSSVQTSSMVTPVQLPQFASAKESCPSIVLQTAPLSASFSSLPQASSTAFTQQMPRDHNLPPPFNSAYMESVPLYQAPFPHQPSPFAVPLSTSWNSLPPRPAQSQPPHPPFVNDSSGNAAGGQHNVPRGYFQPNIVVPRNDFYSSPLPNIPQGGEHHAYLQTQPIYSRGSPNRPPAFLGERLPVGELPIPSSTSYPYMQQPHCVPQTAGISRHLVEPGGSSSMSRYSSDSLDQNQASRLPDFVGSRISSHFNPYASTFDQPLTTKFSSDLSIHGRDMLPSNKYGAFSLSNMPIDGHHAESLGSRNITPPSARAAGGMFNQPGGNQYDPLYDSIEPSTSSLKKSDPGQKREVTDGSGGMLRLSGSNEPLDVEVNKRQKGGGAIAFTASAENDEFGETAEAEVGAVENGSPSDSSDGEDVPAGEIEIEQVKPSGEKKKSKDSRSMKLFKSSVANFVKELLKPSWRQGNMSKEVFKTIVKKTVDKVSGAMKSHQIPKSKAKIDHYIDSSQRKLTKLVMGYVDKYVKV